In the genome of Carassius carassius unplaced genomic scaffold, fCarCar2.1 SCAFFOLD_173, whole genome shotgun sequence, the window tgtagccgaataatgttaaattaaatatctcgcttggcattgaactttgagctttagaattttacagatattatttatactctaacaacaacattacacactaactaaagtttaaaacatgggatcacgaagaacgggacctttaagtccTTTAATCAGCCCCCAGACATTTGATATTTGATAAACTAATGGGTgccacacataatatatataatattagtgaGCATAATAAAAGAGAAGATTTAATGGAGGACTTGTGGAAGACATATAATGTGCACATACTGTAGATTAACTTACTttgatataaatgtaaattaaattcaattcaaataatgTTAATTTAAGTTTATTAAACAGGCTGAATTTAACTGATGATAGAGTTTAATGTCATGCAGCAGTTCACTTACAGACATCAGATCCAGATTCATACACATCTAAAGTCTAAACTGGTTCAGAGAtgatcactgctctgtgtgtggtttttatttctataaaagaGTAAAACCAAGTAATGTAATGAAGTGTTGGTCAGTTAGTCCACTCAGGTCCCACTCTTTTATCTGTCGTCCTCTCCTGTACTCAAGGTCTGGAGGCAGCATCAGTGTCCTCCTCATTGTTTCTCAGAGAACAGGTGGATGAATACAGAGAAGGAGAGCGAGCAGCAATGGATTCACATtcatataatacatttacatttagtcattttgtaaaagcttttatcaaaagtgacttacaattggggaattCAGGACTCAGTGTTCAGGACATGAGCGTTATATTACAATCATGTGCTCAAACCTGTTATGTCCAGATCATGTGTAACAGAACacatatttcaacattttattaataaattgacATTTCAAACCGTTGTAACACTTTCATGTATGGGCAATGAAGATTGTGTTAAACTGGAATCAAGCAGAAGTGTGAATCATCTGAAAGTGTCTGCTATAATTGCAGCTGATCACTAGATCTCTGTTAGGGTTCGTCTTTAAGACTCTGAATCTTTTTTGGTCTCAAAAGCTTCACAGGTCTTCATCTGCCCATCTCTAGCTCCATTATATGCTGTAAAATCATCTCTGAAGCTCTTTAAACAGCAGCTGATGCCACATCTTTCCCTGACTCAGAACAGATATCCAGCAGTCAGTGTGTTCTTTACTGACGCTCGTGTGCAGTTACTGCTCGTGTTATCAACATATTATTGATCTTCATTTCAACACACACTTCAGTTTCTACAAGTGAATCATAATGGAAACCAGTTTTATCACTAATAATTTAATGAAGTTATTTCTAGATTTTAACAGCATGCAGGAAACTGCTCAAAGACAGAAGTAAATCCATCAGTAAAACACTCGTGTGCAAAAGGAAAGAATATCTTATAAACTGTGTTCAGAGCAGATGTGtggttgacagaatgcactttatCACACTGAAGAACATGTTTCACACAATGTAAAGCAGCACTTCTTCATAATGCACAGACATATAGTGCAGATCTAGAAGAATATCAACACTCAGATCAGAGGAAGTTAAAACCACAGGAGGAGCTGAGAGTATTTAAAGAAAGAGTTGAGAGCAAAtaatgaagagaaagagaaaatgtctGAGTGTCATCTGTGTCTGCTGGGACTGATCGCTCTCTCTTCACTTCTCACAGGTAAAGACATCTGTGTTTTCTCTTCAAGACATTCAGTGCAATCAGTCTGAGAAAGAGTTTATTCTTGTGTTTCATACAGAACACACTGATTATTCCTGAACGCACTCAAACTAGACAGATTCACTCTCAAACATCTCTGAATTCTTCTCTGatgaagagtgtgtttgtgatttGAACAGCTCTCTGATGAAGAACAAGAGTTTATTCTGGAgagtgtgtttgtaataactgCTGAAAAAGACTGATCTGAACCTTCTGCTTTCTGTGATGGTGTGATTtatgtttcatttattaataGATATCATAATGATCACTCAGATGTTCTTGTGTTTCAGGTATCAGTGGAGAGGATGATGTTCATGTGTTCATCAGATCTGGTGAAGATGTCCGTCTGCCCTGTAATAATGCTCTTCATAATGCTCTTCAGGACTGCACATCAACTACATGGAGCTATAACAGACATTCAGCAGTAGTTGAACTGATTACTTTAGGGATAAAgaagaaagacacagagagacatgAGAGACTGAGTCTGGAGTCTAACTGCTCTCTGAACATCAGGAACATCTCAACAGAAGATTATGGATCTTACACCTGCCAACAATGGACTGGTGTGGGAGGACCACGACTAAAACCTGATACTCGTGTTTATCTGCATGTTCTTCATGGTAATTAAACGATTATgtgattgatttaaaaatgacaatttcTTGATTTACTGTCTCCTGATGGTTGAagagtgtgtgatgtgtgtgttattCTGTGTTTCAGTCTCATCCTCACAGACTCAGATCAGTTCagatctctctgtgtctctctcctgTCAGCTGTATTCATATCCTCGACTCTCttgtgatgaatggatccgttaTGAGAGGATTCATCTGTTCTGGGTGAATCAGGCTGGTGTTAAACTGAATAGATCAGACTCCAGATATCAGAAATCATCCTCATCAGATCCCTGTATCATCTCTCTGACTACAACACTCCTGAATGAAGATCACAACAGAGAGTGGAGATGTGAAGTTACTCAGAGAGATCAAGTCAAGAAGAGTTCAGGTGAGAAAACATCTCCTCTATCAGTGTTAGActcataatgttaatattaaagaCTGTTTGTGCCAAAAACTGAGGAACAAAAGCTTCTTTCAGTCTGACAGAAGAAACTCAAAGCACTTCTGCAAACTAATGAAC includes:
- the LOC132137473 gene encoding uncharacterized protein LOC132137473 encodes the protein MSECHLCLLGLIALSSLLTGISGEDDVHVFIRSGEDVRLPCNNALHNALQDCTSTTWSYNRHSAVVELITLGIKKKDTERHERLSLESNCSLNIRNISTEDYGSYTCQQWTGVGGPRLKPDTRVYLHVLHVSSSQTQISSDLSVSLSCQLYSYPRLSCDEWIRYERIHLFWVNQAGVKLNRSDSRYQKSSSSDPCIISLTTTLLNEDHNREWRCEVTQRDQVKKSSGEKTSPLSVLDS